A window of Vescimonas fastidiosa contains these coding sequences:
- a CDS encoding potassium channel family protein, whose protein sequence is MKSVLLIGLGRFGRHLAMELSRLGHQVMAVDRDEERVNECMPFVTNAQIGDSTRVDFLRSLGVGNYDVCYVTISGSFQNSLETTSLLKELGAKYVVSRAERDVQAKFLLRNGADAVAYPEKQLAKWAAIRYTANHIFDYIELDENHAIIEVAVPESWQGHSIGQLDIRRKYGVNILGVKRNGKTEVNVSPETVLDGSVTLLVLGENQRLKKHFRL, encoded by the coding sequence ATGAAAAGCGTATTATTGATTGGACTTGGCCGCTTCGGGCGGCATTTGGCTATGGAGCTGAGCAGGCTGGGACACCAGGTAATGGCGGTGGACAGGGACGAGGAGCGGGTCAACGAGTGTATGCCCTTTGTCACCAACGCGCAGATCGGCGACAGCACCCGGGTGGATTTTCTGCGCTCGCTGGGTGTTGGCAACTATGATGTTTGCTATGTTACCATCAGCGGGAGCTTTCAGAACTCTCTGGAAACAACATCGCTGCTCAAGGAGCTGGGCGCAAAATATGTGGTGTCCCGGGCCGAGCGGGATGTGCAGGCGAAATTCCTGCTGCGTAACGGCGCGGACGCAGTGGCCTACCCGGAAAAGCAGCTGGCAAAATGGGCGGCCATTCGCTATACCGCCAACCACATCTTCGACTACATAGAGCTGGATGAAAACCACGCCATCATCGAGGTCGCCGTGCCGGAAAGCTGGCAGGGCCACAGCATTGGCCAGCTGGATATCCGCAGGAAATACGGCGTCAATATCCTCGGCGTGAAGCGAAACGGTAAAACCGAGGTAAATGTCTCGCCGGAAACCGTGCTGGACGGGAGCGTGACCTTGCTGGTGCTGGGAGAAAACCAGCGGCTGAAAAAACACTTCCGTCTGTAA
- a CDS encoding TrkH family potassium uptake protein: protein MILGFAGVILLGALVLMLPLSAAKRAWTPFSQALFTSTSAVCVTGLVVQDTGTYWSSFGQGVILLLIQVGGLGVITAAVTFLMLSGKNISLQERSAMQDAISAPAVGGIVRLTRFILRGTFLVELVGALALLPAFCRDYGLRGVWMAVFHSISAFCNAGFDILGRAGTLYPSLTAYAADPLVNIVIMLLIVVGGIGFLTWDDVCTHGLHLRRYRMQSKVILSVSAVLIVLPALLFFLTDFSNLPTGQRILASLFQAVTPRTAGYNTVDLTEMSNISRAVTILLMLTGGAPGSTAGGMKVTTLAVLAANAVAAFFRREDPQLFRRRLEPSAVRNAAAILLLYLALTVAGAAIIGAVEGLPLGACLYETASAAGTVGLTLGLTPQLGTLSQGILILLMFFGRVGGLTLIYAAFSGHDLTYARYPQEKITVG, encoded by the coding sequence ATGATTTTAGGCTTTGCGGGGGTTATCCTGCTGGGCGCCCTGGTGCTGATGCTGCCGCTCTCGGCGGCTAAGCGGGCTTGGACGCCGTTTTCCCAGGCGCTTTTTACCTCCACCTCCGCCGTCTGCGTGACGGGACTGGTGGTGCAGGACACCGGCACCTACTGGTCCTCGTTCGGCCAGGGGGTTATTCTGCTACTGATCCAGGTGGGCGGACTGGGCGTCATTACGGCGGCTGTAACATTTCTGATGCTCTCGGGGAAAAATATCTCGCTGCAGGAGCGCAGCGCCATGCAGGATGCCATCTCTGCTCCGGCGGTGGGCGGCATCGTGCGCCTGACGAGATTTATTCTCAGGGGGACATTCCTGGTAGAGCTGGTGGGCGCCCTGGCGCTGCTGCCGGCCTTTTGCCGGGACTACGGCCTGCGGGGGGTATGGATGGCGGTCTTTCACTCTATTTCCGCCTTCTGCAACGCGGGATTCGATATTCTCGGCCGTGCCGGGACGCTGTACCCCTCCCTGACGGCGTATGCCGCCGATCCACTGGTGAATATCGTCATTATGCTGCTGATCGTCGTGGGCGGCATCGGCTTTCTGACATGGGATGATGTTTGCACCCACGGCCTGCACCTGCGGCGCTACCGTATGCAGAGCAAGGTCATTTTGAGCGTATCGGCAGTTTTGATTGTGCTTCCGGCGCTGCTGTTTTTCCTGACGGACTTTTCGAACCTTCCCACAGGGCAGCGCATTTTGGCGTCGCTCTTTCAGGCGGTCACGCCCCGAACGGCCGGCTACAATACAGTGGATCTGACGGAAATGAGCAATATCTCCCGGGCGGTTACGATCCTGCTGATGCTCACCGGCGGCGCCCCCGGCTCCACCGCAGGCGGTATGAAGGTGACAACGCTGGCTGTGCTGGCCGCCAACGCGGTGGCCGCCTTTTTCAGGCGGGAGGACCCGCAGCTTTTTAGGCGCCGGCTGGAGCCCTCCGCTGTGCGGAACGCTGCCGCCATTCTGCTGCTGTATTTGGCGCTGACCGTTGCCGGCGCGGCGATCATCGGCGCTGTGGAGGGGCTGCCGCTGGGGGCCTGCCTCTATGAAACGGCCTCCGCTGCGGGAACGGTGGGCCTGACACTGGGCCTGACACCACAGTTGGGTACGCTGTCCCAGGGAATACTCATTCTGCTGATGTTCTTCGGGCGTGTAGGGGGACTGACCCTGATCTACGCCGCATTTTCCGGGCATGATCTCACTTATGCCCGGTATCCCCAGGAAAAAATCACCGTAGGCTGA
- the grpE gene encoding nucleotide exchange factor GrpE produces MSEKKKKDMEQPEQTAPETAQETPTEETPEVPEVEETFTVSREQMEQFESLAKLLSDGNDKYLRLAAEYDNYRKRTAKEKESIYSDAKLDTVKPFLDVADNLDRAVSQFEEGDPHRQGVEMICKQFAAVLEKLGVTEIEALGQPFDPEKHNAVMHIDDENLAENTVAEVFRKGYQMGDRVVRFAMVKVAN; encoded by the coding sequence ATGAGTGAAAAAAAGAAAAAGGATATGGAGCAGCCGGAGCAGACCGCCCCGGAGACCGCGCAGGAGACCCCGACAGAGGAAACGCCGGAGGTGCCGGAGGTGGAGGAGACCTTCACCGTCAGCCGGGAGCAGATGGAGCAGTTCGAGAGCCTGGCAAAGCTCCTCAGCGACGGCAACGATAAATATCTTCGCCTGGCCGCCGAGTACGACAACTACCGTAAGCGCACCGCCAAGGAGAAGGAGAGCATCTATTCCGATGCCAAGCTGGACACCGTGAAGCCCTTCCTGGATGTGGCGGATAACCTGGACCGGGCCGTAAGCCAGTTCGAGGAGGGCGATCCTCATCGCCAGGGCGTGGAGATGATCTGCAAGCAGTTCGCCGCCGTACTGGAGAAGCTGGGCGTTACCGAGATCGAGGCCCTGGGCCAGCCCTTTGACCCGGAAAAGCACAACGCCGTCATGCACATCGACGATGAAAACCTCGCCGAGAACACGGTGGCGGAGGTATTCCGCAAGGGCTATCAGATGGGTGACAGAGTGGTCCGCTTCGCCATGGTAAAGGTGGCCAATTAA
- the hrcA gene encoding heat-inducible transcriptional repressor HrcA yields the protein MEMTDRKKQILKIVTEGYIQSAEPIGSKTVVERMPGKISSATVRNELADLEEMGYLEQPHTSAGRIPSAKGYRLYVNELMEHKTVTSEEAEKITSALGGRMQQIDQVVARAGQMASTLVGYPAYAVADHKQAVTVRRFELIAVSSDSFIAVVMLSDSRVKSQLMHLQLLVEEEHLRQISHLLNTHFIGISAPEMNGHLMNLSDQVEGQWFLLLNQVVDYAGELLTQAQTQQVFTGGASQILKFPEYRDADKAHELMSFISDSKEDLPVPVGGAPMQILIGPENVNDALKDSSVVIASYDIGENMRGLVGVVGPTRMDYATVAARLSYFAESLSRMFEKPRELPPGEENKK from the coding sequence ATGGAAATGACAGATCGAAAAAAGCAAATACTGAAGATCGTCACCGAGGGCTACATCCAGTCTGCCGAGCCTATCGGCTCCAAGACCGTTGTGGAGCGGATGCCCGGCAAGATCAGCTCCGCCACCGTGCGCAACGAGCTGGCGGACCTGGAGGAAATGGGCTATTTGGAGCAGCCCCACACCTCCGCCGGGCGTATCCCGTCGGCCAAGGGCTACCGGCTGTATGTCAACGAGCTCATGGAGCACAAGACCGTCACAAGCGAGGAGGCCGAGAAGATCACCTCCGCTCTGGGCGGCCGGATGCAGCAGATCGATCAGGTGGTGGCTCGGGCGGGGCAGATGGCTTCCACCCTGGTGGGCTACCCGGCCTATGCCGTGGCCGATCATAAGCAGGCCGTTACGGTCCGGCGCTTCGAACTTATTGCCGTCAGCAGCGATAGCTTTATTGCCGTGGTGATGCTGTCCGACAGCCGGGTCAAAAGCCAGCTCATGCACCTGCAATTATTGGTGGAGGAGGAGCATCTGCGCCAAATCAGCCACCTGCTCAACACCCACTTTATCGGCATCTCCGCCCCGGAGATGAACGGACACCTGATGAATCTCAGCGACCAGGTGGAGGGCCAGTGGTTTCTGCTGCTCAACCAAGTGGTGGACTACGCCGGAGAGCTGCTCACCCAGGCCCAGACCCAGCAGGTGTTTACCGGCGGCGCCAGCCAGATTTTGAAGTTCCCGGAGTATCGGGACGCCGACAAGGCCCACGAGCTTATGAGTTTTATTTCCGACAGCAAGGAGGACCTGCCTGTTCCCGTGGGCGGGGCTCCTATGCAGATTCTCATCGGCCCGGAGAATGTAAACGACGCCCTGAAGGACAGCAGTGTGGTCATTGCCAGCTATGATATAGGCGAGAATATGCGGGGCCTTGTGGGGGTGGTAGGCCCCACCCGCATGGACTATGCCACTGTGGCGGCCCGGCTCAGCTACTTTGCCGAGAGCCTCAGCCGTATGTTTGAAAAGCCCCGGGAGCTACCCCCGGGAGAGGAGAATAAAAAATGA
- a CDS encoding MATE family efflux transporter — protein MKTDPLAQLRAGAPLTTRQQLSLTLQLSWPAIMAKLATIIMQYIDAAMVGRLGAAQAAAVGLVASTTWLFGELSYAAAMGFNVLTAQRVGGGRLAEARNILKQALVLCLGFSVVMAMLAAALSGPLPGILRADRDIWQDASAYFLVYSLFLPALQLNNVAAGQLQATGNMRTPGICMVVMCVLDVVFNTLFIFPTGTIRLGSLALPGAGLGTAGAALGTGLAELVIALYLLHFVLRRNPVLRLQKGEPLRFNRTQLCTMLCIAAPVASEKVILTTAQIVCTAIVAPLGMVAIAANSFAVTAESLCYMPAFGIQGAAAMLVGQCVGAGRRQMARRLGWVTVLLGVVIMVITSGLLYLLAPQMMAILTPNPDIIALGTRVLRIEAFAEPLFGASIVAGGVFQGAGSTLIPTLFNLGTMWGIRIPLAWLAAPRWGLPGVWAAMCLELCVRGILYLIRMAGKRWLPVLEAQGAAHSVSAAEGGPVSTPPEGEMAGDGMPAVKDR, from the coding sequence TTGAAAACGGATCCCCTGGCTCAGCTGCGCGCCGGCGCGCCGCTGACTACCCGTCAGCAGCTGTCCCTGACGCTGCAGCTCAGTTGGCCGGCCATTATGGCAAAGCTCGCCACCATCATCATGCAGTATATCGATGCAGCTATGGTGGGCCGTCTGGGTGCGGCCCAGGCGGCGGCGGTGGGGCTGGTGGCCTCCACCACCTGGCTCTTCGGAGAGCTGTCTTATGCGGCGGCTATGGGCTTCAATGTGCTGACGGCCCAGCGGGTAGGCGGCGGCCGCTTGGCCGAGGCCCGCAATATCCTCAAGCAGGCGCTGGTGCTGTGCCTGGGGTTCAGCGTGGTCATGGCAATGCTGGCGGCGGCACTGTCCGGGCCGCTGCCCGGAATACTTCGGGCAGACCGGGACATTTGGCAGGATGCCTCCGCCTACTTCCTGGTGTATAGCCTGTTTCTGCCCGCCCTCCAGCTCAATAATGTGGCGGCCGGCCAGCTGCAGGCCACAGGCAATATGCGCACGCCCGGTATCTGCATGGTGGTCATGTGCGTGCTGGATGTCGTGTTCAACACCCTGTTTATTTTCCCTACCGGTACCATCCGGCTCGGCTCCCTGGCCCTCCCCGGCGCCGGGCTGGGCACGGCAGGCGCCGCGCTGGGTACAGGCCTTGCTGAGCTGGTGATCGCTCTGTATCTGCTGCATTTTGTTCTGCGCCGCAATCCGGTGCTCCGTTTGCAAAAAGGCGAGCCTCTGCGTTTTAATCGGACACAGCTATGCACCATGCTCTGCATTGCCGCGCCTGTGGCCTCGGAGAAGGTCATACTGACCACAGCGCAGATCGTGTGTACCGCTATCGTGGCGCCCCTGGGCATGGTGGCCATCGCCGCCAACTCCTTTGCGGTCACGGCGGAGAGTCTGTGCTATATGCCCGCCTTCGGAATTCAGGGGGCCGCGGCTATGCTGGTGGGGCAGTGCGTGGGCGCAGGGCGGCGGCAGATGGCCCGCCGGCTGGGCTGGGTCACGGTGCTGCTGGGTGTAGTCATCATGGTCATCACCAGCGGGCTACTGTATCTCTTAGCTCCGCAGATGATGGCAATATTGACACCGAACCCGGACATCATCGCCCTGGGCACCCGTGTTCTGCGCATCGAGGCCTTTGCCGAGCCTCTGTTCGGCGCATCCATCGTGGCCGGCGGCGTATTTCAGGGCGCCGGCAGCACGCTGATACCCACGCTTTTCAATTTGGGAACTATGTGGGGCATCCGCATACCCCTGGCGTGGCTGGCTGCGCCCCGCTGGGGGCTGCCCGGCGTATGGGCGGCTATGTGCCTGGAGCTGTGCGTCCGGGGTATTCTCTATCTGATACGGATGGCCGGCAAGCGCTGGCTCCCCGTCCTGGAAGCCCAAGGTGCCGCCCACAGCGTGTCCGCAGCGGAAGGGGGCCCAGTATCCACACCCCCCGAGGGGGAGATGGCAGGAGACGGTATGCCTGCCGTCAAGGACAGATAA